DNA from Verrucomicrobiota bacterium:
TCCGCAAGGCACTGTGGATAAGGATGATATCAAGCGAAGGTAACCGAAACAGTCATGGGCGAACCTGAGCGATACCGGCTGGTGGTGGTGGCTCCCGTGTATGAGGACGCGGAGTCGGCGGCGCTTTTATTGGGGAACCTGGGCCGGACATTTGCTGGCTTGGATGTGACGTTGCGGGTATTGCTGGTGGATGACGGTTCACCGGTGCCGCTGATTCAGCAGTTGAAGCTTCCTGCGGATATTCCACTGCCGCACGTGGCGGTGTTGCGTTTGCGGCGCAACGTGGGACATCAGCGCGCCATCGCCCTCGGAGCGGCCTTTGTGCATGAGAAAATTCCCTGCGACGCCATGCTGGTGATGGATGCCGACGGGGAGGATCGCCCGGAAGACGCCACCCGCCTGCTGGCGCGCTGCCGGGAACTGGCCGGCGAGCGGGTGGTCTTTGCCGAACGCACCCGCCGCAGCGAATCGCCGCTATTCCTGGGGCTGTACCAATTGTACCGCCTGTTGCATTGGGTGCTGACCGGCATTTCCGTGCGGGTGGGCAACTTCAGCATCGTGCCAGCCAGTCGGCTGCCCGCGCTGGTCACCCTGCCCGCGTTGTGGAATCATTATGCCGCCGCGATTTTCCAGGCGCGGCTGCCGCGCGAATTGCTGCCCACCGCGCGCGGCACCCGCTACCGCGGGGCTTCCAAGATGAACTTCGTGGGGCTGGTGATGCACGGGTTGCAGGCCATTTCGGTGTTCAGCGATGTGGTGGCGGTGCGGTTGCTGTTGGCCGTCTGCCTGCTGGCGGGCGGTTGCGGCGCGCTCGCCGCCGGCTCGGTCGCCACGCTGTTATACGGCGGCCCCGCCCTGCCACCGTGGGCGCCGTATGCCATCGGGGGATTGCTGATCGCGGCGCTCACGCTGGTGCTCGGTTGTTTCTCCCTGGCGCTAACCCTGTTGACGCAACGCAACAGCCTGGACTTTATTCCCATCCGCGACTATCACTATTTTATAGAGAGCAGCGTGACCGTCCATGAGTGAGCAAACCTATGTCGGCGGGGAATTGGCGCTGTTTGCGCACGCGCACCGGTGGAAGGCTTACTGGATTTCCCGGCTGCGCCCGTTCCTGGGCGGCGCGGTATTGGAAGTCGGCGCGGGCATCGGATCCAACACACTGCTATTACGCCTCGGCAACGAGCGGCGCTGGGTGTGCCTGGAACCGGACGCCCAACTGGCGGCCCAACTCAAGCAGCGCATTGCCGAAACCCCTGCCTGCCGGAATTCCGAAGTGCATATCGGCACCTTGGAATCACTGGCCTCAACCGAAGTTTTTGACACAATCCTGTACATTGATGTGCTGGAGCACATCGAAGATGACTGCGGCGAACTGCGGCGGGCCGCGCGTCATCTGGCACCGGGCGGGCGCCTGGTGGTGCTCTCGCCCGCGCACGGCTGGTTATTCAGCCCGTTCGATAAGTCCATCGGGCATTTCCGGCGATATACCGCCAAAATGCTGGCGTCCTTGACGCCGCCGGAGCTGTGCCTGGCCCGAGCGTTTTACCTCGACTCGGTTGGCCTGCTGGCCTCCGCCGCCAACCGCCTGCTGCTCCGCCAATCCCTGCCCACCTTGAAACAAATCCAGGTTTGGGACCGCTTCATGATCCCCTGCTCGCGGATACTCGATCCGCTGACCGGCCACCGCCTGGGCAAAACCGTGGTAGGCGTCTGGGAGCGACCACACTTGCAGAAAACCGAAGCTTGAAAATCGAATCCCGAAATATTCTGAGCTGCAGAAAATGTGGAGGTGAAAGAAGAATTTCGCTCTTTGAACCCATGCACCGACCGCTCCCCCTCAACCGCCCTGCGGGCCCCTTCTCCCCCTTGGGGGAGAAGGCTGGGATGAGGGGGTTCCTGGGGAGAAGTAACATTCCAAGCTCCTCAATGGGCTCTCAGGAAAATTGGCAGCCCGAATGAATATCCCACCTCCCAGCCACAGTCCCCGCTCCGATTTTCAGCCTTCGGATTTACCTTCCTGTATTTCCCGGTTCAAATGCCCCCCAAATTTGCAATTTACAATTTTCAATTTGCAATGCCCCGTTCCCATCCATCCTGAAAATCCTGTCTCGTCTTTTGCCATGTTCCCCTTTCGCGTTTTTCGCGTGATTGGCGGTTCAATTTTCAATTCTGTGATCTCTGTGT
Protein-coding regions in this window:
- a CDS encoding glycosyltransferase translates to MGEPERYRLVVVAPVYEDAESAALLLGNLGRTFAGLDVTLRVLLVDDGSPVPLIQQLKLPADIPLPHVAVLRLRRNVGHQRAIALGAAFVHEKIPCDAMLVMDADGEDRPEDATRLLARCRELAGERVVFAERTRRSESPLFLGLYQLYRLLHWVLTGISVRVGNFSIVPASRLPALVTLPALWNHYAAAIFQARLPRELLPTARGTRYRGASKMNFVGLVMHGLQAISVFSDVVAVRLLLAVCLLAGGCGALAAGSVATLLYGGPALPPWAPYAIGGLLIAALTLVLGCFSLALTLLTQRNSLDFIPIRDYHYFIESSVTVHE
- a CDS encoding class I SAM-dependent methyltransferase codes for the protein MSEQTYVGGELALFAHAHRWKAYWISRLRPFLGGAVLEVGAGIGSNTLLLRLGNERRWVCLEPDAQLAAQLKQRIAETPACRNSEVHIGTLESLASTEVFDTILYIDVLEHIEDDCGELRRAARHLAPGGRLVVLSPAHGWLFSPFDKSIGHFRRYTAKMLASLTPPELCLARAFYLDSVGLLASAANRLLLRQSLPTLKQIQVWDRFMIPCSRILDPLTGHRLGKTVVGVWERPHLQKTEA